The genomic segment gggttaggtttggggggggtggagggaggtgggtgggggtgggttaggtttggggggtggggtggtgggtgggggtgggttaggtttgggggggtggggtgggtgggtgcggGGGGGGCGTGGCTTAGGGTGGGATGCGGGATGATGTACGGGAGATTGGtccagttgaagatagacacaaaatgctggagtaactcagcgggactgatcAGCGATCTATGACGgatgaggggaacccccgttccctaaagaatgaggacatctcagacatcgtggtatggaacacctcatcttgggcttaGATGCGACGTGGACagaggaattgtgagtaggggataCTCTACAGGGAGCAGCGTGAGAAGAAGCTGTCTACATTGGTGgggaatcagtgggtttataataaacGTCAGTTGATATTCAGTTGAGTTGTGGTTTTCACAAAGTATCTGGAAGGAAAGAGTGTTGCAGGATGGGACAGGGACTGGTCTAACACACAGCGGCAGCGACTGACATGTCACAAGGCCTCCTCCCATACTGTAGTCATGTCTGcaaaagggttttgacccaaaatgtcatctgttccttttgtccagagatactgcctgatccaccgagttactccagaattttgtgtctatgttgggtgcagttacttcctacacttcAGGTTGAATGGACAAATCAGTCCAGCGCATTCCACTCCTTGAGCCCTGTGCCCCCCCTGGGCTGGGTATAGGATCGAGTATTCACTGACCCCTCTCTCCatcgtctctccacctctgctcagTGTTCATGTTAAAACCATCAACAAACCTTTCTGCTTTTAAGGTTTACAAACTCCAACTacaaagaagagagagagagagagagaactagCTCTCTATCTCAGTACAATCTCCAGGTCCAAATCATTCCACTCAGCATCACTCTTTCACAATCCTCCTGACTGAGTGACGAAGCGCGGGTTTCTGTTCTTGTGAGTCTGAAGCAATTAGTGAGCTGGTGAGATCAGCTTTCCTCATTACTTAGGCTGCAGCAGCAGAGAGTAGTGTCAGTCATTGCTTGGAAACTAATCCGGGATCAGAGCTGTCACACAGACAAAGAAACCAACGCTGCAGTCAGGGTTAAGTAGCAACTGAACTATTGCCCAAGATCTTGTGGAGCCTGATGTTGGCATCAGACAAATACAATCACACAATTGACGTCGGTTTAAACGTAGAATCGGGGAACTAGAGATACtgattaatgcacaaaaggacaagtgctggaggatactcagcgggtcaggcagcatctgtggagaacatagataggtgacgtttcacagagtgctggagtaactcagcgggtcaggcagcatctgtggagaccatggataggtgacgtttcacagagtgctggagtaactcagtgggtcaggcagcatctgtggagaacatggataggtgacgtttcacagagtgctggagtaactcagcgggtcaggcagcatctgtggagaacatggatagttccaTACTCCggcactatgtgaaacgtcacctatccatgttctctaaccATATTAAAAGTGGATTGAGCACAGGAGTAAAGATGTTTTCATGCAATTACATGGGGCTTTGGTGAGACTACACTTGAAATATGGTATACACTTTTGAGTCAagattgtttaattgtcatatgcacgtgGAATGGCAGAATGAAACAGCGTGTTGGCtgaacagcggatcaggcaggatcatggattgtctttccgctgactgcttaggatcaaataaaagcttttcactgttcctcgtgacaataaaccaaactcatctgtggagggaatggatagatgacgttttaggttgggacctttctttggACTCAAaatgggtcctgatccaaaatctCGTTCgtccagatgccacctgacctgctgagtttctccagcacattgtattttgctgaagattccaacatctacagtttcttgtgcctcctcTGCCTCAGTGAAAGGCTGAGTTgcagcagctttacaggcacattaaatgcaacaacaccacaaataaatatacaatatatTATCGGTCATGCTtggtaaaccagaccatgattaCATGGggcttttcacgcagagagtggtgaatctctggaactctctgccacagaaggtagttgaggccagttcattggctatatttaagagggagttagatgtggcccttgtggctaaagggatcagggggtacggagagaaggcaggtacaggatactgagttggatgatcagccatgatcatattgaatggcggtgcaggctcgaaggggcgaatggcctactcctgcacctattttctatgtttctatggtttgtGTTGTGGTCAGGGTGGTTATTGCGAAGATGCTGCAGTtggacctggaggtcatggttctcaggctcttataccttcttcccCCTGGCAGCGAGGGAGGTGTGGCTCTTTGGTCTCCTTACCCAACGATATGATTAGCGGGCAGAGAAGGTTCACNNNNNNNNNNNNNNNNNNNNNNNNNNNNNNNNNNNNNNNNNNNNNNNNNNNNNNNNNNNNNNNNNNNNNNNNNNNNNNNNNNNNNNNNNNNNNNNNNNNNNNNNNNNNNNNNNNNNNNNNNNNNNNNNNNNNNNNNNNNNNNNNNNNNNNNNNNNNNNNNNNNNNNNNNNNNNNNNNNNNNNNNNNNNNNNNNNNNNNNNGAGTTACACGCCAGTTACTCCCGCTCGCTTCCCCTCACCCATCCTCAATATaacatttagacaataggtgcaggagtaggccattcggcccttcgtgccagcaccgccattcaatgtgatcatggctgatcatccccaatcagtaccccgttcctgccttctccccatatcctgactccgctatctttaagagccctatctagccattttgtgtctgtctttggtttgaaGCGGTTCCTTCTTAGTCAAAATACCATTAATCACTCCTGACCCTTGACATTGCGGCTCTCCCTCACTGCCCCGCctacagcgcggcgctccctcagtactgccccgcctacagcgcggcgctccctcactcctGTCCCTCGCGGTTGAGCCGGGCCGTGTGTCTGGCACCGGCGGGCGAGTGCTGACAGTTGGAATGCGACGGGAACGTCACCAATTCCACAGCGAGTTCCCAGCGTGGGTTTAACCGGTGATAACAGCGCCCAGAATAGCGGCGGCGAGGTACTTAAAGGAGAGGCGAGCGGGCAGCGCTCAGACCGGACACCGAGACTGACCGAGCGGACACGGGTATCTGTGGGAAACAAGATGAAACTTTTGCCAGAAGCCACTCTCATCGCCTCGGTTAGAGAGGAGGACCAGCGGCGGAGGGAGTTTTACGCGGCAGAATGGGACGACCTGATCCTGAAAACGCGGCCCCACGACCGGTGAGTGGCCGAAGCCCGGGGCAGGaggagcagagagggggggggggggatagttgaggcagggactatcccagcatttaagagacccttggacaggtacatggataagatatgggtcaaacgcgggcagatgggaatagtgtagatgtggTTTGTTGGTATCAGAAGCAagttgtgtcactctatgacaggGGCGAGACGCGGGGGTCGAGAGGTGGCGAATCACAGAGCGAGGGACAGACAGAGGGTGAAGGATTTATAtaaagagacaaagagagagagggagagatgggggggggggatagggagagGAAGGTTCAGCGAGACGCGAGAGAGGGTTAGACGCGAGGCACGGTGCAGGGGGTCGGGGTTACACGGGGCAGTGGGAAGAGGCGGTGGTCCCGCGGGAGTCGGGAGTCGTTGGTccgcggggtgggggagggggtgggtgggtgatcTGCGAGCGGGGAGATTGTGCGCCGGGCTATCCGGTCTAACCCGGTCTAACCCGGTCTAACGCGCCTCTTTCCGGCGGCAGGTGGTCTGCGGCGGAGCGGAGCGGCTGCCGGGGGGAGAGCTATGCGAGGAAGGGGCAGGTGAGCTACCTGCTACAACGCGGCCCGGACCTGCGGCTCCGGGCGGGACTCCTTGGCCGTGAGCTGACCGAGTATCACCTGCCGCTGCCCATCTTCACACCGGCGCAGGTCGGCGGCGGCAC from the Amblyraja radiata isolate CabotCenter1 chromosome 16, sAmbRad1.1.pri, whole genome shotgun sequence genome contains:
- the LOC116981712 gene encoding telethonin, encoding MEPKGRRRIKFSVPAASDSPSASAGERIRRRRPTPAALMRFQDHPSTAAEDVGHSPDEAGSPGLPAGLGQYFCGAPQPDPEDQRPNSTPGPRPRPELAAAAAAAGSSAGPCVWHRRASADSWNATGTSPIPQRVPSVGLTGDNSAQNSGGEVLKGEASGQRSDRTPRLTERTRVSVGNKMKLLPEATLIASVREEDQRRREFYAAEWDDLILKTRPHDRWSAAERSGCRGESYARKGQVSYLLQRGPDLRLRAGLLGRELTEYHLPLPIFTPAQVGGGTERPEAEREWERSRSPSGVCADKKEISAITRDLPPLMQPASLGKKPDMARRSLSRSMSQEAQRG